A DNA window from Daucus carota subsp. sativus chromosome 3, DH1 v3.0, whole genome shotgun sequence contains the following coding sequences:
- the LOC108215421 gene encoding uncharacterized protein LOC108215421 translates to MAELGSGEVYAPPRTIQAWKTILNWLSFFFQIFLQIIIKASPSKFSQLVSTTAFRPLPDVELSELTQEDAPPTAAVTVEEPGGRRDWPSEKLTVVLDLDETLVCAYETSSLPAILREQATEAGLKWFELECISSDKEVEGKPKVNYVTVFERPGLREFLKQLSEFADLVLFTAGLEGYARPLVDRIDDINCLSRRLYRPSTISTEYREHVKDLSCISKDFCRIVIVDNNPFSFLLQPVNGIPCIPFSAGQPHDEQLLQVLLPLLKHLSQQQDVRPVLYERFHMPEWFQKHGIPACAPGLRIT, encoded by the exons ATGGCGGAGCTAGGGAGCGGTGAAGTGTACGCGCCGCCGCGGACGATACAGGCGTGGAAGACGATACTCAATTGGTTGAGTTTCTTCTTTCAGATCTTTTTGCAGATCATTATTAAGGCGTCGCCGTCGAAATTCTCGCAACTGGTCTCCACGACGGCGTTTAGGCCGTTGCCTGATGTTGAATTGTCTGAGTTGACTCAGGAGGATGCGCCGCCGACGGCGGCGGTGACGGTGGAGGAGCCTGGTGGGAGGCGGGACTGGCCGTCCGAGAAACTTACG GTGGTACTTGACTTGGATGAAACTTTGGTATGTGCATATGAAACATCTAGCCTGCCTGCTATTCTTCGTGAGCAGGCCACGGAAGCTGGGTTGAAGTGGTTTGAGTTGGAATGTATATCTTCTGACAAG GAAGTTGAAGGAAAGCCCAAGGTCAACTATGTAACAGTGTTTGAACGTCCTGGACTGCGTGAATTCTTAAAACAACTCAGTGAATTTGCAGATCTTGTGTTATTTACTGCAGGACTTGAAG GCTATGCCAGGCCACTTGTTGACAGAATTGATGATATAAATTGCTTAAGTCGCAGGCTTTATCGGCCCTCAACGATTAGCAC GGAATATAGAGAGCATGTAAAGGATCTATCCTGTATATCAAAAGATTTTTGCCGAATTGTTATTGTTGACAACAATCCATTCAGTTTCTTATTGCAACCGGTGAATGGAATTCCATGCATTCCATTTTCTGCTGGTCAACCTCATGATGAACAG CTTTTGCAGGTCCTCCTTCCACTCCTCAAACACCTATCACAGCAACAAGACGTGAGGCCTGTACTATATGAAAGGTTCCACATGCCAGAATGGTTTCAAAAGCACGGAATTCCTGCTTGTGCTCCAGGATTAAGGATAACTTAA
- the LOC108215314 gene encoding putative serine/threonine-protein kinase-like protein CCR3 — MTSPPLAPAIISFTILFLAAVTSVESLSGTTSTLAVISGPSGPTICGILASQPTHHVVCSRNNSAFNISPEISFTRISGGRDFFCGVRSGGHALICWNSTFVPKRLYYNESFALDNLVVGDYQICSLIDSTRNVMCWRGESPERTQFRGVSSGLGFSCGVVNSTNRVLCWSTNGINSIDNSYRFAEYMQNEYANFSMLSIVVGGSFSCGFNLSGGLICRGNNGNGELDVPLSGLSNVYRDVALGRDFGCAIRNVNSMVVCWGRGFREGYRNVSDGVFFESIVAGEDFVCGLTSSNFSVICWGPGWGNVENEVSLGNILPGSCVEEECECGVYPQSETLCSGNGNICSRCDLVERIPPVSPPTLGDDAPSSPSKEISKGLLAFAIVGSAGALLSVCAIIYCLWTGACFGHKKIHNSVQPTINGTNSNAPNSNGSPPSRSSTIRRQGSRGWSRQRSGTGGLFGRQRSGTSGLFGRQRSGTSGKYAERAEEFSFSDLLAATNSFSLENKIGAGSFGVVYKGKLPDGREVAIKRGDTSTILKKFQEKESAFDSELAFLSRLHHKHLVRLVGYCEEGDEKLLVYDYMKNGALHDHLHKNNVGNNSALLNSWKMRIKISLDAARGIEYLHNYAVPPIIHRDIKSSNILLDANWTARVSDFGLSLNGPEPDHDYRPTKAAGTVGYIDPEYYGLNVLTAKSDVYGLGVVLLELLTGKRAIFKSDKDEGEPTSLVDFAVPAIMSGELMKILDSRVGLPQLNEAEAVELVGYTAMHCVSLEGKDRPTMTDIVSNLERALFLCEDSHGSISSGSISIVSE; from the coding sequence ATGACATCGCCGCCGTTAGCTCCCGCCATCATCTCCTTCACTATTCTTTTCTTAGCCGCCGTCACCTCCGTTGAGTCTCTCTCCGGCACCACCTCCACTCTCGCCGTCATTTCCGGCCCCTCCGGCCCCACCATCTGCGGCATTCTCGCTTCCCAGCCGACCCATCACGTTGTCTGCTCCCGAAACAACTCCGCCTTCAACATCTCGCCGGAAATCTCGTTCACGCGGATTTCCGGCGGCCGGGATTTCTTCTGCGGCGTCAGGTCCGGTGGGCACGCTTTGATTTGCTGGAACAGCACTTTTGTGCCAAAGAGGTTGTATTATAATGAAAGCTTTGCGTTGGATAATCTTGTTGTTGGTGATTATCAAATTTGTAGCTTAATTGATAGCACTCGAAATGTTATGTGTTGGCGCGGTGAGTCTCCAGAGAGGACTCAGTTTCGTGGGGTTtcttcgggtttagggttttctTGTGGAGTAGTAAATAGTACTAATAGAGTCTTATGTTGGAGTACTAATGGAATTAATTCGATTGATAATAGTTATAGATTTGCTGAATATATGCAAAATGAGTATGCCAATTTTTCGATGTTGAGTATTGTTGTAGGGGGGAGTTTTTCGTGTGGGTTTAATTTAAGTGGAGGTTTAATATGTAGGGGGAATAATGGCAATGGTGAATTGGATGTTCCATTGTCGGGTTTGAGTAATGTGTATAGAGATGTCGCGCTAGGGAGGGATTTTGGGTGCGCGATTAGGAATGTTAATAGTATGGTTGTGTGTTGGGGAAGGGGGTTTAGGGAGGGTTATAGGAATGTCAGTGATGGGGTTTTTTTTGAGTCTATTGTTGCTGGAGAGGATTTTGTTTGTGGACTAACTAGTAGTAATTTTTCGGTGATTTGTTGGGGGCCGGGGTGGGGTAATGTAGAGAATGAGGTTTCGTTGGGGAACATTTTGCCAGGGTCTTGTGTTGAGGAGGAATGCGAGTGTGGTGTGTATCCGCAGTCCGAGACGTTGTGTTCTGGAAATGGTAATATATGCAGCCGGTGTGATCTCGTGGAGAGGATTCCGCCAGTTTCACCACCTACATTGGGTGATGATGCACCGTCTTCGCCAAGTAAGGAGATTTCTAAGGGTTTATTGGCATTTGCTATTGTTGGATCTGCTGGTGCTCTGCTTTCTGTTTGTGCTATAATTTATTGTTTGTGGACTGGGGCTTGTTTTGGGCACAAGAAAATTCATAATTCTGTGCAACCTACTATTAATGGGACTAATTCTAATGCTCCCAATTCAAATGGAAGTCCGCCTTCAAGGTCTTCCACTATTAGGCGTCAGGGTTCTAGAGGATGGAGCCGTCAGAGGAGTGGGACAGGTGGTTTGTTTGGTCGACAGAGGAGTGGAACCTCGGGTTTATTTGGTCGTCAGAGGAGTGGAACCTCGGGAAAGTATGCAGAGAGAGCGGAAGAATTCTCGTTTTCTGATCTATTAGCAGCTACCAACAGTTTCTCCCTAGAGAACAAGATTGGTGCTGGTAGTTTTGGTGTTGTGTACAAAGGTAAGTTACCAGATGGTCGCGAGGTTGCGATTAAAAGGGGAGATACAAGTACAATTTTGAAGAAGTTTCAAGAGAAAGAGAGTGCTTTTGATTCAGAATTGGCATTCTTGTCTAGGCTGCATCACAAGCACTTGGTCAGGCTTGTTGGTTACTGCGAAGAGGGGGATGAGAAGCTTTTGGTGTATGATTACATGAAGAATGGTGCACTTCATGATCATTTGCATAAGAATAATGTAGGAAACAATAGCGCCTTACTAAATTCTTGGAAAATGAGGATCAAGATCTCACTAGATGCTGCTCGTGGCATCGAGTATCTCCACAATTATGCAGTTCCACCTATAATCCATAGGGACATCAAGTCTTCAAACATTTTGCTGGATGCCAACTGGACTGCAAGAGTATCTGATTTTGGATTGTCGTTAAATGGTCCAGAGCCTGACCATGATTATAGACCGACTAAGGCAGCTGGGACAGTTGGCTACATTGACCCTGAGTATTATGGCCTGAATGTCTTAACTGCAAAGAGTGATGTCTATGGTCTTGGTGTGGTATTGCTAGAACTTCTAACTGGAAAAAGAGCCATATTCAAGAGCGACAAAGATGAAGGTGAACCAACAAGCCTGGTAGACTTCGCTGTTCCAGCCATCATGTCAGGAGAATTGATGAAGATTTTGGACTCGAGAGTTGGACTGCCACAGCTGAATGAAGCTGAGGCAGTAGAGCTGGTGGGATACACTGCCATGCATTGCGTGAGTTTGGAAGGAAAGGACAGACCAACCATGACTGACATTGTTTCTAATTTGGAACGTGCATTGTTCTTATGTGAAGATAGCCATGGCAGCATCTCTAGTGGTTCGATCTCCATCGTTTCAGAGTAA